In Halopseudomonas xinjiangensis, a single genomic region encodes these proteins:
- a CDS encoding urea amidolyase associated protein UAAP2, with product MTMTHSDKQPENAAYRAVMPAGEPWMKDIKAGQTVRLLDLEGNQAVDTLFFSAANPRERYDVQRTLRRQNQVYLTTGSVLYSNRGNPMLTITADTCGRHDTLGGACAQESNTVRYALDTRYMHSCRDNFLRASLHDGRLTKADISHNINFFMNVPVTPEGGLTFEDGISGAGKYVELVAHMDIIILISNCPQLNNPCNGYNPTPAEMLVWD from the coding sequence ATGACAATGACTCACAGCGACAAACAGCCAGAGAACGCCGCGTACCGCGCGGTCATGCCCGCCGGTGAACCCTGGATGAAGGACATCAAGGCCGGGCAGACTGTCCGCCTGCTGGATCTGGAAGGCAACCAGGCTGTCGACACGCTGTTTTTCAGCGCCGCCAACCCGCGCGAGCGCTACGACGTACAGCGCACCCTGCGCCGCCAGAACCAGGTCTACCTGACCACCGGCAGCGTGCTGTACAGCAACCGCGGCAATCCGATGCTGACCATCACCGCGGACACCTGCGGGCGCCACGACACCCTAGGCGGCGCCTGTGCGCAGGAAAGCAACACCGTGCGCTACGCGCTCGACACGCGCTACATGCACAGCTGCCGCGACAACTTCCTGCGCGCCTCGCTGCATGACGGCCGTCTGACCAAGGCCGACATCAGCCACAACATCAATTTCTTCATGAACGTGCCGGTGACACCGGAAGGCGGCCTGACCTTCGAAGACGGCATTTCCGGCGCGGGCAAGTACGTCGAGTTGGTCGCGCACATGGACATCATCATCCTGATTTCCAACTGCCCGCAGCTGAACAACCCCTGCAACGGCTACAACCCCACTCCGGCAGAAATGCTGGTCTGGGACTGA
- the rsmI gene encoding 16S rRNA (cytidine(1402)-2'-O)-methyltransferase: MTAGTLHIVATPIGNLQDISPRALDVLRSVSLIAAEDTRHSARLLQHFGIQTPTTACHDHNERDKSERLVQRMLGGESMALISDAGTPLVSDPGYHLVRQARAAGVRVSPVPGACALIAALSAAGLPSDRFAFEGFLPAKAHGRRQRIEALAGESRTWMLYEAPHRLLECLEDMRDLLGDDRQVVLARELTKTFETIKGAPLSELVEWVRGDSDQQRGECVLLVEGAPQRDEDALDPEVERILDVLLEDLPVKQAAALAAKITGEKKNKLYQLALERGGR, encoded by the coding sequence ATGACTGCCGGAACCCTTCATATCGTCGCCACGCCCATCGGCAACCTCCAGGACATCAGCCCCCGCGCGCTGGACGTGCTGCGCTCGGTCAGTCTGATCGCTGCCGAGGACACCCGGCACAGTGCGCGCTTGCTGCAGCACTTTGGCATCCAGACCCCGACGACCGCCTGTCACGATCATAACGAGCGGGACAAGAGCGAGCGGCTGGTGCAACGGATGCTCGGCGGTGAAAGCATGGCGCTGATCTCCGATGCCGGCACGCCGCTGGTCTCCGATCCCGGCTACCACCTGGTGCGCCAGGCACGTGCGGCCGGCGTCCGCGTCAGCCCGGTTCCCGGTGCCTGCGCCCTGATCGCTGCGCTGAGCGCGGCAGGCCTGCCGTCGGATCGCTTCGCCTTTGAGGGGTTTCTTCCGGCCAAGGCGCATGGTCGTCGCCAGCGGATCGAGGCGCTGGCAGGCGAGTCGCGCACCTGGATGTTGTATGAGGCGCCGCATCGGCTGCTCGAATGCCTGGAAGACATGCGCGATTTGCTGGGTGACGACCGGCAGGTGGTGCTCGCACGCGAGTTGACCAAGACCTTCGAAACCATCAAGGGTGCGCCGCTGAGCGAGCTGGTCGAGTGGGTTCGCGGCGATTCCGACCAGCAGCGGGGCGAATGCGTGCTGTTGGTCGAAGGCGCGCCGCAGCGTGACGAGGATGCACTGGATCCGGAAGTCGAGCGCATCCTTGATGTGCTACTGGAAGATTTGCCGGTGAAGCAGGCCGCTGCGCTCGCGGCGAAGATCACTGGCGAGAAGAAGAACAAGCTGTACCAACTCGCGCTGGAGCGGGGCGGGCGCTAG
- the uca gene encoding urea carboxylase, which translates to MFDKLLIANRGAIACRILRTLKQLDVQGVAVYSEADAASLHIQQADEAHSLGEGPASATYLDVEKILGVARQTGAKAIHPGYGFLSENAAFAEACEAAGIAFVGPTPEQLRVFGLKHTARALAKQHGVPMLEGTELLENVQTALEAAEGVGYPVMLKSTAGGGGIGMRVCRSKAELSDAFEAVRRLGQNNFSDAGVFIEKYIQRARHLEVQIFGDGQGDVVALGVRDCSVQRRNQKVLEETPAPNLPEGMAEALCEAAIQLGKAVSYRSAGTVEFVYDSEADRFYFLEVNTRLQVEHGVTEQVWGVDLVSWMIQLAAGDLPSLDVLGHGLEAKGHAIQARLYAEDPGRDFQPCPGLLTAVQFPEADGEQLRIDTWVEAGCEIPPYFDPMIAKVIAWQPSRDEAIEALDTALGATLLYGVETNQGYLQQILRDKPFASGHPWTRCLEDLEYRSTTMEVLTGGTQTTVQDVPGRLGYWAVGVPPSGPMDNRALRLGNRLLGNPEDAAGLEITMTGPTLRFNTDAVVVVTGAEIPLTLDGAAQPMCTALHISAGSTLAIGTIAGAGARSYLAIRGGIQVPEYLGSKSTFTLGQFGGHSGRALRTGDVLHLTALTDANAGASLMAELCSQLPEVRTLRVIYGPHAAPEYFTQAYMERFLSTDWEVHFNSSRTGVRLIGPRPEWVREDGGEAGLHPSNIHDNPYAIGAVDFTGDMPVILGPDGPSLGGFVCPVTIIEADLWQLGQLKAGDKLRFVPVSLESARELAVARRNEIESLAPLCPQDSPAEPIASPIVLDIGEADTRLVARLSGDTHLLLEIGQPELDLVLRFRGHALMQALEALALEGVIDLTPGIRSLQVHYQSETLQLDSLLATVEREWNQVCSARDLKVPSRIVHLPLSWDDPACQLAIQKYMTTVRKDAPWCPSNLEFIRRINDLPNLEEVYRTVFEASYLVMGLGDVYLGAPVATPLDPRHRLVTTKYNPARTWTAENSVGIGGAYMCVYGMEGPGGYQFVGRTLQMWNRYREVEAFGGQPWLLRFFDQIRFYPVSADELLQIRRDFPLGRYPLRVEETELKLNEYQAFLDEEADSIQAFRDQQKTAFNAERERWIANGQADYQSDEAVAEVGEDAPLQAGEHSVESHIAGNLWQVQVSEGDTVKAGDVLVILESMKMEIPLTAPVDGVVKAVQAQPGSPVRAGQRVLVIGAD; encoded by the coding sequence ATGTTCGACAAATTGCTGATCGCCAACCGTGGCGCCATTGCCTGCCGCATTCTTCGCACGCTGAAGCAGCTCGATGTGCAGGGCGTGGCGGTGTACTCAGAGGCAGACGCGGCGAGCCTGCACATCCAGCAGGCTGACGAGGCACATTCGCTGGGTGAGGGCCCCGCCTCGGCCACCTATCTCGATGTAGAGAAGATCCTCGGCGTTGCCAGGCAGACCGGTGCCAAAGCGATCCACCCCGGTTACGGCTTCCTCTCGGAAAATGCAGCCTTTGCCGAAGCCTGCGAAGCAGCAGGAATCGCTTTTGTTGGCCCGACCCCTGAGCAACTCCGCGTATTCGGTCTCAAGCACACCGCACGGGCACTGGCCAAACAGCACGGCGTACCGATGCTGGAGGGCACCGAGCTGCTGGAAAACGTTCAGACCGCGCTCGAAGCGGCAGAGGGGGTTGGCTACCCAGTCATGCTCAAGAGCACGGCAGGCGGTGGCGGCATTGGCATGCGAGTATGTCGCAGCAAAGCCGAGCTCAGCGACGCCTTCGAAGCGGTACGTCGCCTGGGCCAGAACAACTTCAGCGACGCGGGCGTATTCATCGAGAAATACATCCAGCGCGCCCGCCATCTTGAAGTGCAGATCTTTGGCGATGGCCAGGGCGACGTCGTTGCCCTGGGCGTCCGCGACTGCTCGGTGCAGCGGCGCAACCAGAAGGTGCTGGAAGAAACCCCGGCGCCGAACCTGCCGGAAGGCATGGCCGAAGCTCTGTGCGAAGCCGCCATCCAGCTCGGCAAGGCCGTCAGCTACCGCAGCGCCGGCACCGTCGAATTCGTCTACGACAGCGAGGCCGACCGCTTCTATTTCCTTGAAGTGAACACCCGCCTGCAAGTCGAGCATGGCGTCACCGAGCAGGTATGGGGTGTCGACCTGGTCAGCTGGATGATCCAGCTCGCCGCCGGCGACCTGCCTTCCCTCGACGTGCTCGGCCATGGTCTCGAAGCCAAGGGCCATGCGATTCAGGCGCGTTTGTATGCCGAAGATCCGGGCCGGGACTTCCAGCCGTGCCCTGGCCTGCTGACTGCCGTGCAGTTTCCCGAAGCTGATGGCGAGCAACTGCGTATCGACACCTGGGTCGAGGCCGGTTGCGAGATTCCGCCCTACTTCGATCCGATGATCGCCAAGGTCATCGCCTGGCAGCCGAGCCGTGACGAGGCGATCGAAGCACTCGACACAGCGCTGGGCGCTACCCTGCTGTACGGCGTTGAAACCAACCAGGGCTACCTGCAGCAGATCCTGCGTGACAAACCCTTCGCCAGCGGCCACCCCTGGACTCGCTGCCTTGAGGATCTGGAATACCGCAGCACGACCATGGAAGTGCTGACCGGCGGTACCCAGACCACCGTGCAGGACGTGCCGGGCCGCCTGGGATACTGGGCTGTCGGCGTACCGCCGTCAGGCCCGATGGACAATCGCGCCCTGCGTCTGGGTAATCGCCTGTTGGGCAACCCGGAAGACGCCGCCGGCCTGGAAATCACCATGACCGGCCCCACTCTGCGCTTCAATACCGACGCAGTGGTAGTTGTGACCGGGGCGGAGATTCCGTTGACGCTGGACGGCGCCGCGCAACCCATGTGCACCGCCCTCCACATCTCTGCTGGCAGCACGCTGGCCATCGGCACCATTGCCGGCGCTGGTGCACGCAGCTATCTGGCGATCCGCGGCGGCATTCAGGTACCGGAGTATCTGGGCAGCAAGAGCACCTTCACGCTGGGCCAGTTCGGCGGCCACTCCGGCCGCGCGCTGCGCACCGGTGACGTACTGCATCTGACGGCGCTGACCGACGCCAACGCCGGCGCGTCCTTGATGGCCGAGCTGTGCTCACAGCTACCCGAAGTGCGTACGCTGCGAGTCATCTACGGCCCGCACGCAGCGCCCGAATATTTCACGCAGGCGTACATGGAGCGCTTCCTGTCGACCGATTGGGAAGTGCATTTCAACTCCAGCCGCACCGGCGTGCGACTGATCGGACCGCGGCCGGAATGGGTCCGCGAAGATGGCGGCGAAGCGGGCCTGCACCCGTCCAACATCCACGACAACCCCTACGCCATCGGCGCAGTGGACTTTACCGGCGACATGCCGGTGATCCTCGGCCCGGATGGCCCGAGCCTGGGCGGCTTCGTCTGCCCGGTGACCATCATCGAGGCGGACCTGTGGCAACTCGGCCAGCTCAAGGCGGGCGACAAGCTGCGCTTCGTGCCGGTGAGTCTTGAGAGCGCCCGCGAGCTCGCGGTCGCGCGCCGCAACGAAATCGAATCGCTGGCCCCGCTGTGCCCGCAGGACAGCCCAGCCGAACCCATCGCATCGCCCATCGTGCTGGATATCGGCGAAGCCGACACCCGCCTGGTCGCTCGCCTCTCTGGCGATACGCATCTGCTGCTCGAAATCGGCCAGCCGGAGCTCGATCTGGTGCTACGTTTCCGCGGGCATGCGTTGATGCAGGCGCTCGAAGCCCTCGCACTCGAAGGTGTGATTGATCTGACGCCTGGCATTCGCTCGCTGCAGGTTCACTACCAGTCCGAAACATTGCAGCTTGACAGCCTGCTTGCCACAGTCGAGCGGGAATGGAACCAGGTATGCAGCGCGCGCGACCTCAAGGTGCCCTCGCGCATCGTCCACCTGCCGCTGTCCTGGGACGATCCGGCCTGCCAGCTGGCGATCCAGAAGTACATGACGACGGTGCGCAAGGACGCGCCCTGGTGTCCGAGCAACCTGGAATTCATTCGCCGCATCAACGATCTACCCAACCTGGAGGAGGTGTACCGCACCGTCTTCGAGGCGAGCTACCTGGTCATGGGCCTCGGTGATGTGTACCTGGGTGCGCCGGTTGCCACCCCGCTCGATCCGCGCCACCGGCTGGTCACCACCAAGTACAACCCGGCGCGCACCTGGACGGCCGAGAACTCGGTGGGCATCGGCGGCGCCTACATGTGCGTGTATGGCATGGAAGGCCCGGGCGGCTATCAGTTCGTCGGTCGCACGCTGCAGATGTGGAATCGCTATCGCGAAGTGGAAGCCTTCGGCGGCCAGCCGTGGCTGTTGCGCTTCTTCGATCAGATTCGCTTCTATCCGGTCAGCGCCGACGAACTGCTGCAGATTCGCCGCGACTTTCCGCTGGGCCGCTATCCGCTGCGCGTCGAAGAGACCGAACTCAAGCTCAACGAGTATCAGGCGTTCCTCGATGAAGAGGCCGACAGCATCCAGGCGTTTCGCGACCAGCAGAAGACCGCGTTCAACGCCGAGCGCGAACGCTGGATCGCCAACGGCCAGGCGGATTACCAAAGTGACGAAGCGGTTGCCGAGGTGGGCGAAGACGCACCGCTCCAAGCGGGGGAGCACAGCGTCGAGAGCCACATCGCCGGTAACCTCTGGCAGGTGCAGGTGAGCGAAGGCGATACTGTCAAGGCTGGCGATGTGCTGGTGATTCTCGAATCGATGAAAATGGAGATACCGCTTACGGCGCCGGTCGATGGCGTGGTCAAGGCCGTCCAGGCACAACCGGGCTCTCCGGTGCGCGCAGGGCAGCGGGTGCTGGTTATCGGCGCTGACTGA